Proteins co-encoded in one Helicoverpa zea isolate HzStark_Cry1AcR chromosome 18, ilHelZeax1.1, whole genome shotgun sequence genomic window:
- the LOC124638814 gene encoding uncharacterized protein LOC124638814, whose protein sequence is MDGEVIETGAGLPGASSLSVRRKRLRSPRVTPALIDALLSILEARPYLHTRKFTGLQGRENFETGWREVAEELNNLPNGSRKTPEQWMTVWRDLKSRACSKAAKLKKEQKRTGNRGVSTAPLTEAESRIISIVGADYSFGTDCPDAMPEEDLLQHEMEAGVVISEVLTLPHSQARDFVELLPTETTINDSRATAGSSPPPIQEQVQDAPQSPVLQMTVRGRRTETVASSTPPLRQRPRRKRNLNPRQSVSEQYSAARREFLAVAEANAATMKMLATAAQAQADAAKMQAEAAKVQAEATLQLVKVGNKIADAINNYINKNNK, encoded by the exons ATGGACGGTGAAGTCATTGAAACAGGCGCAGGCCTGCCGGGTGCCAGCAGCTTGAGCGTCAG GCGTAAGCGTCTGCGTAGCCCTCGTGTTACACCCGCTCTAATTGATGCACTACTATCAATATTAGAAGCGCGTCCATATTTGCACACGCGGAAATTTACCGGCTTGCAGGGCCGGGAAAATTTCGAAACGGGCTGGAGGGAGGTTGCCGAGGAGCTCAATAATCTCCCTAACGGGTCTAGAAAGACACCAGAGCAGTGGATGACG GTTTGGAGAGACTTAAAAAGCCGCGCTTGCAGtaaggcggcaaaattaaaaaaagaacaaaaacgtaCCGGCAACCGAGGCGTCAGCACTGCTCCCCTGACCGAGGCCGAGAGCCGGATAATTTCAATAGTTGGGGCAGATTATTCCTTTGGGACAGACTGCCCAGACGCTATGCCAGAGGAAGAT ttATTACAACATGAGATGGAGGCTGGGGTGGTAATCTCTGAGGTTCTCACCTTACCTCATTCTCagg ctaGAGATTTTGTGGAATTGTTACCGACTGAAACAA caatCAATGACAGCAGAGCAACGGCTGGTTCTTCACCACCACCCATCCAAGAACAAGTGCAAGATGCCCCTCAGTCGCCAGTACTACAAATGA CAGTACGTGGCAGAAGGACAGAAACTGTTGCATCATCAACACCACCACTGCGACAGAGACCCAGAAGAAAGAGGA ATCTGAATCCTCGCCAAAGTGTTTCTGAGCAATATAGTGCAGCTCGACGAGAATTTCTAGCAGTTGCAGAAGCAAATGCTGCTACAATGAAG ATGCTGGCAACTGCTGCTCAAGCGCAAGCAGATGCTGCCAAGATGCAGGCTGAGGCAGCCAAGGTACAAGCCGAGGCGACGCTGCAATTGGTAAAAGTCGGAAACAAAATAGCTGacgcaataaataattacataaataaaaataataaatga
- the LOC124638811 gene encoding putative nuclease HARBI1, translated as MASEYLAWDLVVLEHRRDVLMGRQIARNKRNDENPLDLEDGQFLQMYRISKEMFHRLLSELRPSLQRRRPYGLSVESQILTALRFYACGCYQQPVGLQWGCSMSQKSVSRVIRAVTSAINEKLLRKYIKFPMTQGERHAAKQKFRNAPQPFPGVIGAIDCTHIKILAPKTNEESYVSGHHEGHSLNVQAVCDPDLIILNINARWPGARHDAHIWANSPVRSTMKRHFENGDRRAWLLGDDGYPLEPWLMTPIKHQQPGTPEYKYTEAHCSARNIIERCFGVLKSVFRCLSHQRQLMYEPYMAGLIINACAVLHNMRITYKLPEPESTTSMQLVDNSRFHDDMLEVTGSGRAVAERIRRRLINTSFT; from the exons atggcttCTGAATATTTAGCATGGGACTTAGTTGTGCTCGAGCACAGACGCGATGTGCTTATGGGTCGACAAATAGCACGAAACAAGCGAAACGATGAAAATCCCTTGGATTTGGAGGATGGCCAATTTCTTCAAATGTATAGAATTTCAAAGGAAATGTTTCACAGGCTACTAAGTGAACTGCGTCCATCTCTCCAAAGACGACGGCCTTACGGACTTTCTGTGGAGTCCCAA ATACTGACGGCACTCCGATTTTACGCATGTGGGTGCTACCAACAACCTGTTGGCTTGCAGTGGGGTTGTAGCATGAGCCAAAAATCTGTTAGCCGAGTCATCCGGGCTGTAACTTCggcaataaatgaaaaacttttaagaaaatatattaaatttccAATGACTCAAGGAGAACGCCATGCGGCAAAACAGAAATTTAGAAATGCCCCACAGCCATTCCCAGGGGTAATTGGAGCCATTGATTGCACCCATATAAAAATTTTAGCTCCTAAGACCAATGAGGAGTCTTATGTGAGTGGTCACCATGAGGGCCATTCATTAAATGTGCAAGCT GTGTGTGACCCtgatcttattattttaaatattaatgctcGATGGCCAGGAGCGAGACATGATGCTCACATATGGGCAAATTCACCGGTGCGCTCAACAATGAAGCGACATTTTGAAAATGGGGACCGCCGTGCTTGGCTGCttg gtGATGATGGATATCCTCTGGAACCGTGGTTAATGACTCCCATAAAACATCAACAGCCTGGCACACCGGAATATAAATATACCGAAGCACACTGCTCAGCTAGGAACATCATAGAAAGATGCTTCGGTGTGCTAAAATCTGTGTTTAGATGTCTATCACACCAACGCCAGTTAATGTACGAACCCTATATGGCTGGCCTAATAATTAACGCATGTGCAGTGCTCCACAATATGCGGATAACATATAAATTACCGGAACCAGAGTCCACCACATCCATGCAGCTGGTGGATAATAGTAGATTCCATGATGATATGTTAGAAGTTACAG gTTCTGGGCGAGCTGTTGCAGAGCGCATAAGAAGAAGGCTAATTAACACTAgtttcacataa